In one Arachis duranensis cultivar V14167 chromosome 9, aradu.V14167.gnm2.J7QH, whole genome shotgun sequence genomic region, the following are encoded:
- the LOC107464420 gene encoding uncharacterized protein LOC107464420, producing the protein MLTSEPDPILTEKSWHLFSLLLQIGHPVHPQLLASYCKLFPTCPDFVRHVTSLPRSPILLNANGLVTPSADAVSAIGRFVTVSIDRRFLFRNIPECSGWSKKRKVATDVVKFPAAKRRLFFTSAGVVERDQRRLTVGDGVLEVSLESYAHDAKIMTRNNFPALKFESANMDIESAIIPLRIIENGECFDCQAPNFFVTGNDTSTITFRAEVSGPVTKAGDSLFINGSELTCKKETGRDSFMQSNISVNHVKSTGFQDTLLCNETLVDIELGKKMDYFDAPGSELAEQNNIGTADDIRKTNTSKDPISESKNEDEGLQVEIDPKKGVIGFGMEKEKEDVFEMGHIALVAEELKNGVEPENHVSLLNLDNKECTVRNMGTSTPKQLLKSPSISKEGQRNDLQPKLQVLTESLACNISNKTPEDVDQCRNDQTQKCLQKYKRKQNRKENLVETISITPKVEKKAHPSFEAFTIEEEEGSGGYGTVYRARRKTDGKKLAIKCPHDNAHKNHINNERIMLERFGGKSFIIKFEGSFKSGSSDCFVLEHVEHDRPEVLKREIDIVQLQWYAYCLFRALACLHKEGVVHRDVKPGNFLFSRKLSKGYLIDFNLAMDLKQKYNSGSKSKLGLDTSNNVPVPSGSRPLAHEKNNGGRKSMTFNKRELADYKKNSELINRHAKQKAYAGSPKNCVGKTGGNLLRAQGTEGSGITSAKDVTSTRTASAERLREPLPTQGRKGLISFLHNSVQSASNSSIKGPSSQRKRVTAPSGKVDGKMVYLTPMPLHSSVAAGLLRSKGDGKLKREGSCVGTKGFRAPEVLLKSQFQGPKVDIWSAGVTLLYMVIGKTPFTGDPEQNIKDIVKLRGSEELWEVAKLHDREISFPMELLDERYLQAWDIEKWCKVNTRRPELEIPKSLFDLIDKCLTVNPRNRIGVEEALRHEFFASCNETMRKGRMIRRGISSDTAASSSL; encoded by the exons ATGCTCACATCAGAACCCGATCCCATTCTCACCGAGAAATCATGGCATCtcttttcccttcttcttcaaatCGGCCACCCCGTCCACCCTCAACTTCTCGCCTCCTACTGCAAGCTCTTCCCCACGTGCCCCGACTTCGTCAGGCACGTGACTTCACTCCCTCGCTCCCCGATCTTACTCAATGCTAATGGACTCGTTACTCCTTCTGCCGACGCCGTTAGCGCCATTGGAAGGTTCGTAACTGTTTCCATTGACCGCCGTTTTCTGTTTCGGAACATTCCAGAATGTTCCGGCTGGTCCAAGAAACGGAAGGTGGCTACTGATGTGGTTAAGTTTCCTGCTGCTAAGAGGAGGTTGTTTTTCACTTCTGCCGGAG TGGTTGAAAGAGATCAGAGGAGATTAACAGTTGGCGATGGGGTTCTAGAAGTATCTTTGGAG AGTTATGCGCATGATGCAAAGATTATGACGAGAAACAACTTCCCTGCACTGAAATTTGAATCAGCAAATATGGATATTGAGAGTGCTATTATCCCTTTGCGCATCATTGAAAATGGGGAGTGTTTTGATTGTCAAGCACCAAATTTTTTCGTGACTGGTAATGATACCAGCACAATCACATTCCGGGCAGAGGTTTCTGGTCCTGTAACTAAAGCTGGTGATAGCTTGTTTATAAATGGAAGTGAGTTAACTTGTAAGAAGGAAACAGGTAGAGATTCATTCATGCAATCTAATATCTCTGTCAACCATGTTAAGTCAACTGGTTTCCAAGATACCTTACTTTGCAATGAGACCCTTGTTGACATTGAATTGGGAAAGAAAATGGACTACTTTGATGCACCAGGGAGTGAATTGGCTGAGCAAAATAATATTGGTACTGCAGATGATATTCGTAAAACCAATACAAGCAAAGATCCAATAAGTGAATCGAAGAATGAAGATGAAGGCTTGCAAGTGGAAATTGATCCAAAGAAAGGGGTGATTGGTTTTGGCAtggagaaagaaaaggaagatgtATTTGAGATGGGCCATATTGCACTTGTTGCAGAAGAACTAAAAAATGGTGTGGAACCAGAAAACCATGTATCTTTGTTAAATTTGGACAACAAAGAGTGTACAGTGAGAAACATGGGGACTTCAACTCCAAAGCAGCTTCTAAAATCTCCTTCCATATCAAAGGAAGGACAGAGGAATGATTTGCAACCAAAGTTACAAGTCCTCACAGAGTCACTAGCCTGTAACATATCTAATAAAACTCCAGAAGATGTTGATCAATGTAGAAATGATCAGACTCAGAAATGTCTTCAGAAGTACAAGCGAAAGCAAAACCGCAAGGAGAACCTAGTAGAAACTATCTCCATTACTCCTAAG GTGGAGAAAAAAGCACATCCATCTTTTGAAGCCTTTACaatagaggaagaagaaggttCAG GTGGTTATGGCACTGTTTACCGCGCCCGCAGAAAGACTGATGGAAAAAAACTTGCaataaaat GTCCACATGATAATGCTCATAAAAACCATATAAATAATGAGAGAATTATGCTTGAGCGTTTTGG GGGTAAAAGCTTCATAATAAAGTTTGAAGGTTCTTTCAAAAGTGGCAGCAGTGACTGCTTTGTTTTGGAACATGTTGAGCATGACAGACCCGAG GTTTTGAAAAGAGAAATTGATATAGTTCAGCTTCAGTGGTATGCATATTGCTTGTTCAGAGCCCTTGCCTGCTTACACAAGGAG GGAGTTGTTCATCGAGATGTTAAACCTGGAAACTTCCTCTTTTCTCGAAAGCTAAGCAAGGGCTACCTCATTGATTTCAACCTTGCCATG gatTTAAAGCAGAAGTACAACAGTGGAA GTAAATCAAAACTAGGCCTCGATACATCAAACAATGTGCCTGTACCATCTGGCTCCCGCCCATTGGCCCATGAAAAGAACAATGGAGGAAGGAAGTCCATGACATTCAACAAAAGGGAATTGGCAGATTATAAGAAAAATTCTGAACTTATTAATAGGCATGCAAAGCAGAAAGCTTATGCTGGTTCTCCGAAAAACTGTGTTGGTAAGACTGGTGGAAATTTACTTAGAGCACAAGGAACAGAGGGCTCGGGTATAACCTCGGCAAAAGATGTTACAAGCACTCGGACTGCTTCTGCAGAAAGGCTCAGGGAGCCCCTGCCTACCCAAGGAAGAAAAGGGCTTATcagttttctgcataattctgTGCAATCTGCAAGCAATAGCTCCATTAAAGGTCCGTCTTCCCAAAGGAAAAGAGTAACTGCCCCTTCAGGCAAGGTAGATGGCAAGATGGTTTATCTTACACCAATGCCTTTACATTCATCTGTTGCCGCTGGGTTATTGAGAAGCAAAG GAGATGgaaaactcaaaagagaagGTTCATGTGTCGGTACTAAGGGATTCCGTGCTCCCGAG GTTTTGCTTAAGTCTCAGTTTCAGGGACCAAAGGTTGATATTTGGTCAGCTGGAGTTACTTTGCTTTACATGGTGATTGGGAAGACTCCTTTCACTGGCGATCCAGAACA GAATATAAAAGACATTGTTAAATTACGGGGCAGTGAAGAGCTTTGGGAAGTTGCAAAGCTACATGACCGTGAAATATCTTTTCCAATG GAGTTACTAGATGAGCGGTACTTGCAAGCATGGGACATAGAAAAGTGGTGCAAGGTCAACACCAGGAGACCCGAGTTAGAAATACCCAAATCATTGTTTGATCTAATAGATAAGTGTCTGACAGTGAATCCAAGAAATAGGATCGGTGTTGAAGAAGCTCTAAGGCATGAGTTCTTTGCCTCATGCAATGAGACTATGAGAAAGGGAAGGATGATAAGAAGAGGTATCAGCTCAGATACTGCAGCTTCAAGCTCATTATGA
- the LOC107464344 gene encoding uncharacterized protein LOC107464344, with amino-acid sequence MSSEEESVLALVHCSGKIKKSKSYGVKFTDREPLSVFISSSSTLSDLKNSILQKLGVFGSKWVKKLFYKIPIAVVSTDVKYDTFVLAADEDIRVLFHYVRSFPEIRIHELFAKLEVGVDSSGASTPVHSRLPREVRLVRCLRSDRLRVGTGDGQLPYMQGFGEPDRVENALCDYDSDQEPVDIIGDNDDDTGANPHAQHGPLSSASQQYPPHFSTLNLEALGQQEDGGNTVGGSTTEFQIGQSFQNKDEAVLSVKDYSIR; translated from the exons ATGTCAAGTGAGGAGGAGAGTGTTCTTGCCTTAGTGCATTGCTctggaaaaattaaaaaaagtaaaagttaTGGGGTGAAGTTCACTGACAGAGAACCACTGAGTGTCTTTATCAGTTCGTCAAGCACTTTGTCAGATTTAAAGAACAGCATCTTACAGAAGCTTGGCGTGTTTGGTAGCAAGTGGGTGAAGAAGCTATTCTACAAGATTCCTATCGCAGTTGTCTCGACCGATGTTAAGTATGATACTTTTGTGCTAGCGGCTGATGAAGATATTAGGGTTCTGTTCCATTATGTTAGGAGTTTTCCAGAGATCCGTATTCACGAGTTGTTCGCGAAGTTGGAGGTCGGTGTCGATAGTTCTGGGGCATCAACTCCAGTTCATAGTCGACTGCCGCGGGAGGTGCGTCTAGTTCGATGCTTGCGGTCAGACC GCTTACGTGTGGGCACCGGTGATGGCCAGTTACCTTATATGCAAGGATTTGGTGAACCTGATCGAGTAGAAAATGCATTGTGTGACTATGACTCTGACCAGGAGCCTGTTGATATCATCGGGGACAACGACGATGACACAGGTGCCAATCCACATGCGCAGCATGGGCCTTTAAGTTCTGCTTCTCAGCAGTACCCTCCACACTTCTCCACACTAAACTTGGAGGCTCTGGGTCAACAGGAGGACGGTGGTAACACAGTCGGGGGCTCTACTACAGAATTTCAGATTGGGCAATCTTTCCAGAATAAAGATGAGGCTGTGCTGAGTGTGAAGGACTATAGCATCCGATGA
- the LOC107464422 gene encoding protein mago nashi homolog, whose protein sequence is MTSEEENGEFYLRYYVGHKGKFGHEFLEFEFRPDGKLRYANNSNYKNDTIIRKEVYLTPAVLRECRRIISDSEIMKEDDNNWPEPDRVGRQELEIVMGNEHISFTTSKIGSLVDVQSSADPEGLRIFYYLVQDLKCFVFSLISLHFKIKPI, encoded by the exons ATGACGAGCGAGGAGGAGAACGGAGAGTTCTACCTTCGATATTACGTGGGACACAAAGGGAAGTTCGGTCACGAGTTCTTGGAGTTCGAGTTCAGGCCAGATGGCAAGCTCCGATACGCCAACAACTCCAACTACAAAAACGACACCATCATCCGCAAGGAGGTTTACCTCACCCCTGCCGTTCTCCGCGAGTGCCGTCGTATCATCTCCGACAGCGAG ATCATGAAGGAAGATGATAACAACTGGCCGGAACCTGACCGTGTTGGCAGGCAGGAGCTTGAGATTGTGATGGGAAACGAGCACATTTCCTTCACAACCTCCAAGATTGGTTCTCTGGTGGATGTTCAGAGTAGTGCAGATCCAGAAGGTCTTCGCATCTTTTACTACCTCGTTCAG GATTTGAAGTGCTTTGTGTTCTCTCTTATTTCCCTTCACTTCAAGATTAAACCTATATAA
- the LOC107464421 gene encoding uncharacterized protein LOC107464421 (The sequence of the model RefSeq protein was modified relative to this genomic sequence to represent the inferred CDS: added 45 bases not found in genome assembly), with protein MQSPSLYLTNTFTHTNNYNHHLGFNHSLSSSHNSFYPTFPKSSPCSKRGIIAQSQKPHNNKGVPKDGGVRVKGNKENVWSVDNELAKVATEREKGNSRGRRNRGRRMVKRKRHKGGRVIVTGAMLVEVETVLQTQEPVIKPIWNTFASSLSGIWKGVGAVFSPITAEMEPIEIGNKNENLYDCYTLSHIEAMPSPSGEHTSQIQRKVNWVTLNPYGEIPQQLEGSTEAKEGLDAGNVQTIRKHSVGGNSKNHILPAFESFDFERSDVMEEDVMGSEPGLVYFEDGSYSRGPVDIPVGEDDATKYYLTPTFKFEQCLVKGCHKRIRIVHTIEFNNGGSDIQIMRVAVYEEEWVSPASIKHHSDMEFDVEPFSQRKRTKPSELMGSWKVFEVSATPVYGEETEVEERNGAPYVYLCTETLKKRSLPESNYFGEEEQIDMQDVTMLWLPGGVTCYVDIDKDGILCIGVGWYSDEGINLVMERDYGLDGKLKEVRWKSEVKRRWTNPPRHE; from the exons ATGCAATCCCCATCTCTCTATCTCACAAACACcttcactcacactaacaattacAATCATCACCTTGGCTTCAACCACTCCCTTTCTTCATCCCACAACTCATTCTACCCCACCTTCCCCAAATCATCACCATGCTCCAAAAGGGGCATCATAGCCCAATCCCAAAAGCCCCATAACAACAAGGGTGTCCCCAAGGATGGTGGTGTTAGG GTGAAGGGCAACAAGGAGAACGTGTGGAGTGTTGATAATGAACTTGCAAAGGTGGCTACTGAGAGAGAAAAGGGTAATAGTAGAGGAAGGAGGAACAGAGGGAGGAgaatggtgaagagaaagagGCACAAGGGTGGAAGGGTCATTGTTACCGGTGCTATGTTGGTGGAGGTTGAGACTGTTCTTCAGACTCAG GAACCAGTAATAAAACCGATTTGGAACACATTTGCTAGCAGTCTCAGCGGAATTTGGAAGGGTGTAGGTGCCGTGTTTTCTCCCATCACTGCTGAAATGGAGCCTATTGAAATAGGTAACAA TATGCCATCTCCTTCTGGCGAACATACATCTCAAATCCAGAGAAAGGTTAATTGGGTGACTTTGAATCCTTACGGTGAAATACCACAGCAACTTGAAGGCAGTACTGAAGCTAAAGAAGGATTGGATGCTGGTAACGTGCAAACAATTAGGAAGCATAGTGTTGGTGGAaattccaaaaatcatattttgcCTGCATTTGAGTCCTTTGACTTTGAACGAAGTGATGTGATGGAAGAAGATGTCATGGGCTCTGAACCTGGCCTTGTTTACTTTGAA GATGGATCTTATTCTAGGGGACCTGTAGATATCCCAGTGGGCGAAGATGATGCGACAAAGTACTATCTGACACCGACTTTCAAGTTTGAACAA TGCTTGGTTAAAGGCTGCCATAAAAGGATCCGTATCGTCCATACTATAGAATTCAACAATGGCGGTTCGGACATACAGATAATGAGAGTTGCTGTGTATGAAGAGGAATGGGTCAGTCCTGCTTCTATCAAACACCACag TGATATGGAGTTTGATGTGGAGCCGTTTTCTCAAAGAAAGCGAACCAAGCCATCGGAGCTTATGGGGTCATGGAAAGTGTTTGAGGTTAGTGCCACTCCAGTGTACGGCGAGGAAACTGAGGTTGAAGAGAGAAACGGCGCCCCATATGTGTACCTTTGTACCGAAACCTTAAAGAAGCGGAGCCTCCCCGAGAGCAACTACTTTGGCGAGGAGGAGCAGATTGACATGCAAGATGTTACCATGCTATGGCTTCCTGGGGGTGTAACTTGCTACGTCGACATTGACAAGGACGGGATTCTTTGCATCGGAGTTGGTTGGTACTCCGATGAAGGAATCAACCTTGTGATGGAAAGAGACTATGGCCTGGATGGAAAACTCAAAGAGGTGAGATGGAAATCGGAGGTAAAAAGAAGATGGACTAATCCACCACGCCATGAGTAA